From a region of the Myroides sp. JBRI-B21084 genome:
- a CDS encoding acetyl-CoA C-acyltransferase codes for MSKKVVIVSAARTPIGSFMGALSTVPATKLGAAAIKGALDKINLDPNKVEEVLMGNVVQAGVGQAPARQAALFAGLSNTVPCTTINKVCASGMKAIMQGAQAIANGDADIIVAGGMENMSMIPHYANLRNGVKFGGAAFVDGMQKDGLTDAYENQAMGVYADATAAEYNITREQQDEFAVNSYKKSAAAWEAGKFDAEVVPVAVPQRKGEPIMVTKDEEFTNVKLDKIPALNPAFTKEGTVTAANASTINDGAAAVVLMSEEKANELGLKPLAYIKGFADAAQEPKWFTTAPAKALPKALDKAGVSINDVDYFEFNEAFSVVGIANTNILNLDANKVNVNGGAVSLGHPLGCSGARIVVTLLSVLQQNNGKIGAAAICNGGGGASAIVVEKI; via the coding sequence ATGAGTAAAAAAGTAGTAATTGTTTCGGCTGCTAGAACACCAATAGGTAGTTTTATGGGCGCGTTATCAACAGTTCCGGCAACTAAATTAGGTGCTGCTGCAATTAAAGGTGCTTTAGATAAAATCAATTTAGATCCAAATAAAGTTGAAGAGGTATTAATGGGTAATGTAGTGCAAGCTGGTGTAGGTCAAGCTCCTGCACGCCAAGCTGCCTTATTTGCTGGTTTATCAAACACTGTTCCGTGTACTACCATTAATAAAGTATGTGCTTCAGGAATGAAAGCAATAATGCAAGGTGCACAAGCTATTGCAAACGGTGATGCTGATATTATTGTAGCCGGTGGTATGGAAAACATGAGTATGATTCCACATTATGCTAATTTACGTAACGGAGTAAAATTTGGTGGAGCTGCTTTTGTTGATGGTATGCAAAAAGATGGTTTAACGGATGCTTATGAAAACCAAGCAATGGGTGTTTATGCCGATGCTACTGCAGCTGAATATAACATTACAAGAGAGCAACAAGATGAATTTGCAGTTAATTCTTACAAAAAATCGGCTGCTGCATGGGAAGCTGGTAAATTTGATGCCGAAGTTGTTCCTGTAGCTGTACCACAACGTAAAGGCGAACCTATTATGGTTACTAAAGATGAAGAGTTTACTAATGTTAAATTAGATAAAATCCCTGCTTTAAATCCAGCTTTTACAAAAGAAGGAACTGTTACAGCTGCAAATGCCTCTACCATTAATGATGGTGCTGCTGCAGTTGTTTTAATGAGCGAAGAAAAAGCTAACGAATTAGGCTTAAAACCTTTAGCATATATCAAAGGTTTTGCTGATGCTGCACAAGAACCTAAATGGTTTACAACTGCACCTGCTAAAGCTTTACCTAAAGCTTTAGACAAAGCTGGTGTTTCGATAAACGATGTTGATTATTTTGAATTTAACGAAGCTTTTTCTGTAGTAGGTATCGCAAATACAAATATTTTAAATTTAGATGCTAATAAAGTAAACGTTAACGGTGGTGCTGTATCATTAGGTCATCCGCTAGGATGCTCAGGTGCACGTATTGTTGTAACATTATTAAGCGTTTTACAACAAAACAACGGTAAAATAGGTGCTGCTGCTATTTGTAACGGCGGCGGTGGTGCATCTGCCATTGTAGTTGAAAAAATTTAA
- a CDS encoding bifunctional folylpolyglutamate synthase/dihydrofolate synthase, protein MDNYIQTVEWMFAQLPMFQRIGTAAFEKDLTKTLKFANYLHNPETKFKSIHVGGTNGKGSTSSLIASVLQQSGLKVGLYTSPHLVDFRERIRINGQEISKDFVVDFINQNKNFLEENKLSFFEMTVGMAFEYFAQEKVDVAVIEVGLGGRLDSTNIITPLISVITNIGWDHMNVLGNTLQEIAAEKAGIIKNNVPVVVGEFTNDTKTVFIETAQQQNAPIYFASSCDDIPDLSSDLKGNYQIHNKKTAFKTLQLLKNYFNITNTHISVGFKNVTKNTGLKGRWTILSENPLIVADTAHNKNGLELVMQQVQQQKFDKLHIVFGVVNDKDIDGILPYLPKNAQYYVAKPNVPRGLDANILQDILIKNGFIANSFSTIPVALQYAKQQAKPTDMIYVGGSTFVVAEVV, encoded by the coding sequence ATGGATAACTATATACAAACGGTAGAGTGGATGTTTGCCCAGTTACCAATGTTTCAACGCATAGGGACAGCTGCTTTTGAAAAAGATTTAACAAAAACATTAAAGTTTGCCAATTATTTACATAACCCTGAAACTAAATTTAAATCTATACATGTAGGTGGTACTAATGGTAAAGGTTCAACTTCATCATTAATCGCATCGGTTTTGCAACAATCGGGTTTAAAAGTTGGTTTGTACACTTCACCGCATTTAGTTGATTTTCGTGAACGTATTCGAATAAATGGTCAAGAAATTTCAAAAGATTTTGTAGTAGACTTCATAAATCAAAACAAAAATTTTCTAGAAGAAAATAAACTTAGTTTTTTTGAAATGACAGTAGGTATGGCTTTTGAATACTTCGCTCAAGAAAAAGTTGATGTTGCGGTTATTGAAGTTGGTTTAGGTGGACGTTTAGATTCTACCAATATAATTACTCCATTAATTAGTGTGATAACCAACATTGGTTGGGATCATATGAATGTTTTAGGAAATACTTTACAAGAAATTGCTGCCGAAAAAGCGGGTATTATTAAGAATAACGTACCTGTGGTAGTTGGTGAGTTTACAAATGATACAAAAACGGTTTTTATAGAAACAGCACAGCAACAAAATGCACCTATTTATTTTGCATCCTCATGTGATGATATTCCTGATCTTTCTTCCGATTTAAAAGGGAACTACCAAATACACAACAAAAAAACGGCTTTCAAGACGTTACAATTGTTGAAAAATTATTTTAATATAACAAATACACATATTTCAGTAGGTTTTAAAAATGTAACTAAAAATACAGGTTTAAAAGGCAGATGGACAATTTTATCTGAAAATCCATTGATTGTAGCCGATACAGCCCATAATAAAAACGGATTAGAACTTGTAATGCAACAAGTACAGCAACAAAAATTCGATAAATTACATATTGTTTTCGGTGTTGTTAATGATAAAGATATAGACGGAATTTTACCCTATTTGCCCAAGAATGCACAATATTATGTAGCCAAACCAAACGTTCCTCGCGGACTAGATGCTAATATCTTACAAGATATTTTAATAAAAAACGGTTTTATAGCAAACAGTTTCTCA
- a CDS encoding MotA/TolQ/ExbB proton channel family protein, translating to MTFFLQTAPDSLTQTTQAIVENVAQTKELTLFEFVLKGGVFLIPIVILFIYTIYLTFERYFFIKKMAKKTNAGLMESLNTQLNSGNLDLAIASVQREETSEAKVLHEGLLTIGRPISEIESNMEKVTNIEIAQMEKKLNHLGTIAGIAPTLGFVGTISGVIKIFYNISITENISIANISGGLYEKMISSGAGLIVGIIAYAAYHLLNGKIDNFALQAQKNILKFINIIQRPNGHKEK from the coding sequence ATGACATTTTTTTTACAAACTGCACCCGACAGTTTAACACAAACAACACAAGCTATTGTTGAAAACGTTGCCCAAACCAAAGAACTTACATTATTTGAGTTTGTTTTAAAAGGGGGCGTATTTTTAATACCTATAGTTATTTTGTTTATTTACACTATTTATTTAACATTTGAAAGGTACTTTTTTATAAAAAAAATGGCAAAAAAAACCAATGCTGGTTTAATGGAATCGTTAAATACTCAATTAAATTCGGGTAATTTAGATTTAGCAATTGCATCGGTACAACGTGAAGAAACTTCTGAAGCAAAAGTATTACACGAAGGTTTACTGACTATTGGAAGACCAATTTCGGAAATTGAATCGAACATGGAAAAAGTAACCAATATTGAAATTGCCCAAATGGAAAAAAAATTAAACCATTTAGGAACCATTGCAGGTATAGCACCTACGCTTGGTTTTGTTGGAACAATTTCGGGGGTAATTAAAATATTTTATAACATATCAATTACCGAAAATATTAGTATTGCAAATATATCGGGCGGTTTATACGAAAAAATGATTAGTAGTGGTGCTGGTTTAATTGTTGGTATTATAGCTTATGCAGCTTACCATTTATTAAACGGAAAAATAGATAATTTTGCACTTCAGGCTCAGAAAAATATTTTAAAATTTATTAACATTATACAAAGACCAAATGGCCATAAAGAGAAATAG
- a CDS encoding ExbD/TolR family protein has product MAIKRNRRFHAEVATSSLSDIMFFLLLFFIIISTLANPNVIKMTLPKAESTEKTNKQLITLSVNENKEFFIDKEPVNPQDLEAHLLAKLGGDKTQTVVVRIPYNLQVQDLVNVLQIGVKNNLKFVIATNKN; this is encoded by the coding sequence ATGGCCATAAAGAGAAATAGACGATTCCATGCAGAAGTTGCAACGTCATCACTAAGCGACATTATGTTTTTTCTACTACTTTTCTTTATAATTATTTCTACTTTAGCAAATCCCAATGTTATTAAAATGACATTACCTAAGGCAGAATCAACAGAAAAAACAAACAAACAGTTAATTACACTATCGGTAAATGAAAATAAGGAGTTTTTTATTGATAAAGAACCCGTAAACCCGCAAGATTTAGAAGCGCATTTATTAGCTAAATTAGGTGGCGATAAAACACAAACGGTTGTAGTACGCATACCCTATAACTTACAAGTTCAAGACTTAGTAAATGTTTTACAAATTGGTGTAAAAAACAACTTAAAATTTGTAATTGCAACCAATAAAAATTAA